One Candidatus Flexicrinis affinis genomic window carries:
- a CDS encoding phage portal protein: MSWLDRFRSPLTLAQREAAIERARLDAVSLRQRREASERAYDAAQRSRHRPMRGDQRSGNAVMDHARYSLRSWARHLDENHDIAVGVLDDLVKKIIGCGIAIEPMIKAPGGKLAKKTNDTLRALWAEWTQSMPEASRTLPWPSIEAMACRTWLRDGEFLIQHLESGAPIRHRSRVPYSIELIEADYLPFDWSRASTPTQNRIVHGVELTDWREPIAYWLYREHPGDLGLLANPTSLLQVQSELKRVSADVITHVKFARRFGQVRGVSVFHSVLQRLEDIKEYEESERVAARVAAAFCAVIKRNGDFSATSAADGSRIMEMNPGMIFDNLLPGEDVQTIGTDRPNTNLENFRNSQIRAIASGTGTSYSGVSRNYNGTYSAQRQELVESWVGYELMREYLYGVFYRPIWQRFVRMAMAAGLVSMREIDTNTMFAVDFVGPAMPWIDPMKEVEASAKAVEVGFKSRHMVIRENQYDPQVVDEQIKADPLRDLLTPKPAATATPKPKADANADPQPNAAEAA, from the coding sequence GTGAGCTGGCTCGACCGTTTTCGTTCACCCCTGACGCTGGCGCAGCGGGAGGCCGCCATCGAGCGCGCCCGACTGGATGCTGTCTCGCTGCGTCAGCGGCGCGAGGCCAGCGAGCGAGCCTACGACGCGGCCCAGCGGTCCCGGCATCGGCCGATGCGCGGCGATCAGCGCTCGGGCAACGCTGTCATGGATCACGCGCGCTACAGCCTGCGCTCGTGGGCGCGTCACCTCGACGAGAACCACGACATCGCCGTCGGCGTGCTCGACGACCTCGTGAAGAAGATCATCGGCTGCGGCATCGCGATTGAGCCCATGATCAAGGCGCCGGGCGGCAAGCTGGCTAAGAAAACGAACGACACACTCCGCGCGCTGTGGGCTGAGTGGACGCAGAGCATGCCGGAAGCGTCCCGCACGCTGCCGTGGCCGTCCATTGAGGCCATGGCCTGCCGAACGTGGCTGCGTGACGGCGAGTTCCTGATCCAGCACCTTGAGTCCGGCGCCCCGATCCGTCACCGCTCGCGCGTCCCGTACTCGATCGAGCTGATCGAGGCCGACTACCTGCCGTTCGACTGGTCGCGCGCGAGCACACCGACGCAGAACCGGATCGTGCACGGCGTCGAGTTGACCGACTGGCGCGAGCCAATTGCCTACTGGCTTTATCGCGAGCACCCCGGCGACCTCGGCCTGCTCGCCAACCCGACAAGCCTGCTGCAAGTTCAGTCGGAACTGAAGCGCGTCAGCGCCGACGTGATCACGCACGTGAAGTTCGCCCGCCGCTTCGGCCAGGTGCGCGGCGTGTCCGTGTTCCATTCCGTCCTGCAGCGCCTCGAGGACATCAAGGAATACGAAGAGTCGGAGCGCGTGGCTGCTCGCGTGGCCGCGGCGTTCTGCGCCGTCATCAAGCGTAACGGCGACTTCAGCGCGACGAGCGCCGCGGACGGCAGCCGGATCATGGAAATGAACCCCGGCATGATTTTCGACAACCTCCTGCCGGGCGAGGACGTGCAGACGATCGGCACCGATCGCCCGAACACGAACCTCGAAAACTTCCGCAACAGTCAGATCCGCGCCATCGCGAGCGGCACCGGCACGTCCTATTCCGGCGTGTCCCGCAACTACAACGGCACCTATTCCGCGCAGCGGCAGGAGCTCGTCGAGTCGTGGGTCGGCTACGAACTCATGCGCGAATACCTGTACGGCGTGTTCTACCGCCCGATCTGGCAGCGCTTCGTCCGCATGGCAATGGCCGCGGGCCTCGTGTCCATGCGCGAGATCGACACCAACACCATGTTCGCCGTCGACTTCGTCGGCCCGGCGATGCCGTGGATCGACCCGATGAAGGAAGTCGAAGCCTCGGCCAAGGCTGTCGAGGTCGGCTTCAAGTCGCGCCACATGGTCATCCGCGAAAACCAGTACGACCCGCAGGTCGTTGACGAACAGATCAAGGCAGATCCGCTACGCGATCTGCTCACCCCGAAACCAGCCGCAACGGCAACGCCGAAACCCAAAGCCGACGCCAATGCGGACCCCCAACCCAACGCGGCCGAGGCCGCATAG
- a CDS encoding class I SAM-dependent methyltransferase, with product MLPDSDERQVAPTLDGIRRDHVARYEWARQYVRNRTVTDYGCGVGYGTRLLAEVATVAIGVDCDQPAINYARQHYASAGAGFVLDDAIEAARRSESAVAVAFEMIEHMPDPLPFLRALNADTLLASVPNEHVFPWHDGIKFHHRHYTPEDFESLLNAAGWEVVEWWAQEGPESAPARDIQGRTQIVVARRSLNPKGETWRALPPPPDVRYVTQARWQHPTGKAPETVMLVGLGPSKYELTEAMLRHDFTPWWDELWTINKGIDFLPTADVAWIMDDVYDYATRHPAYGDSMRRFRGSIIGQTTIPNDGSIPFTEYPLKAVLQHWGMSCHNWLHTISIGYILAYAGFIRVKRLMLAGVDLSWPHRPDLSEAGNAVVCYWIGRLESMGCAVEINSTSTLNATNMHGRYEWRHLYGYLRQPELIRA from the coding sequence ATGCTGCCAGACTCAGACGAGCGCCAAGTCGCGCCAACTCTCGACGGCATCCGCCGCGATCACGTCGCCCGGTACGAGTGGGCGCGGCAGTACGTGCGGAATCGCACCGTGACGGACTACGGATGCGGTGTAGGGTATGGGACGCGCCTGCTTGCCGAAGTGGCGACTGTCGCAATCGGGGTGGACTGCGACCAGCCGGCGATCAACTACGCGCGCCAGCACTACGCGAGCGCGGGCGCCGGCTTTGTGCTGGACGACGCGATCGAGGCGGCGCGGCGCTCGGAGTCCGCCGTGGCCGTCGCCTTTGAAATGATCGAACACATGCCGGACCCGCTGCCGTTCCTGCGCGCCCTGAACGCTGACACCCTGCTCGCCAGCGTCCCGAACGAGCACGTATTCCCCTGGCACGACGGGATCAAGTTCCACCACCGGCACTACACCCCGGAGGACTTCGAGAGCCTGCTCAATGCCGCCGGCTGGGAGGTCGTCGAATGGTGGGCGCAGGAAGGGCCGGAGTCCGCCCCGGCGCGGGACATTCAGGGCCGGACGCAGATCGTCGTCGCCCGCCGCTCGCTGAATCCCAAGGGCGAGACGTGGCGCGCGCTGCCGCCGCCGCCCGACGTCCGCTACGTGACACAGGCGCGCTGGCAGCACCCGACCGGCAAGGCGCCGGAGACCGTCATGCTGGTGGGCCTCGGCCCGTCGAAGTACGAGCTGACCGAGGCCATGCTGCGCCACGACTTCACGCCGTGGTGGGACGAGCTGTGGACGATCAACAAGGGGATCGACTTCCTGCCGACGGCGGACGTCGCTTGGATCATGGACGACGTCTACGACTACGCCACCCGTCACCCGGCCTACGGCGACAGCATGCGCCGCTTCCGGGGCAGCATCATCGGCCAGACGACGATCCCGAACGATGGCTCGATCCCGTTCACTGAGTACCCGCTCAAGGCCGTCCTGCAACACTGGGGCATGTCCTGCCACAACTGGCTGCACACGATCTCGATCGGCTACATCCTCGCCTATGCCGGCTTCATTCGCGTGAAGCGGCTGATGCTCGCCGGTGTCGACCTGTCGTGGCCGCACCGGCCGGACTTGTCCGAGGCCGGCAATGCAGTCGTGTGCTACTGGATCGGCCGCCTCGAAAGCATGGGCTGTGCGGTCGAGATCAACAGCACGTCGACACTCAACGCGACGAACATGCACGGCCGGTATGAGTGGCGGCACCTGTACGGCTACCTGCGGCAACCGGAATTGATCCGCGCCTAG